AGGTACTCATCGACCGCGGCGCTCTGGCCCGCCAGTCCGATCTTCGACCGGAGCTGCGTGGCCTCGCGTTCAACGTCGAATCCGGCCACCCAGGCGCGCCCGCTGTCCGGCGGCAGCAGCGTGGTGAGAATGCGCACCAGCGTGGTCTTGCCGGCGCCGTTGGGCCCCAGCAGACCGTGAATGGTGCCCGCCGCGACGTCGAGGCTCACGTCGTCGAGAGCCTGGACCTTGCCGTAGGCCTTCGACATGCTGCGCACGACAATCGCGTTCTGCCGCACGCCAGGCGACATTTCGCGCTCCGGCGCTTCGCGCACTTGGACCAAGGTCCACCCTCCTGGATTGGGGCGCGCGCGGCGTCAGCGGCCGCGCGGGCGTTCCCCATCTAGGTATAACCGGGCAGGCGCCCGGCGCCAAGCGCTGTTTTGTGCCGCGGCGCCTATCCGTCGGTGACGCGGAAGTTGACCTGGTGCCAGCCCTCGGCGCCGTTCGGCGCCGGACTCTTGGGCCCCTTGGCCTGCAGTTCGCCGTCGGAGTCGGTCGCGCGCACCCGGACGAAGTGCGAGCCCGGTGTGAACTCGAATTCGCTCACCCACTGCACCCAGGTGTGCTTGCTGATCGGCGAGGAGAGCTTCGCTTCCTTCCACTCACCGTCGCCGTCAAGCTGCACTTCGACCTTGCTGATGCCACGGTTCTGCGCCCATGCCACGCCCGCAACCGCCTGCAGGCCCGGCGCGGTGTCGAACGAGAACGGCTTCGGCACGTCGATGCGGGATTGCGTCTTGATGGGCCCTTCCTTCGACCAGCCACGCGGGATCCAGTAGCCGTCGAACCCTTCCCAGGTGGTGAGCTCGATCTCCTGCAACCATTTCGTCGCGGAGACGTAGCCGTAGAGGCCCGAGACCACCAGGCGCGCCGGAAAGCCGTGCTTGAACGGAAGCGGCTCGCCGTTCATGCCGACGGCGACCAGAACCGGGCGCCCGTCGAACGCCACCTCGCGCGGAAAGCCGGCCGAAAATCCGTCCACCGACCGACCGACGATCTGGGTGGCCTCATCCTGGATGCCGGCGCGATTGAGCACGTCGGCCAGCGGGATGCCCTGCCACTTGGCGTTGCCGATCAGACGGCCTCCAACCTCGTTGGACACGCAGCAGAGCGTGACGTAGTCCTCGTCCGTGGCCAGATCGAGCAGCTCGCGGTAGGTGAGGGAGTAGGGGCTGTCCACCAGGCCGGTGATCTTGAGCTCCCAGTCCTCAACGTCGACGCGCGGAATCGAGAACGCCGTGTCGATGCGATAGAAGTCTCGGTTTGGCGTGACCAGCGATGAGATGCCGCGCACGTCCAGCATCGTCTCCGAGGGCAGCGAGCCGGTGGCCGCCTCCACCTCGATCGGGGTGGGCGTGCCGGTCGCGGCGACGGT
Above is a window of Chloroflexota bacterium DNA encoding:
- a CDS encoding molybdopterin-dependent oxidoreductase, which translates into the protein MADASAGRFSRMLSYWGRGGLAGLLAALLAVGVSELYAGIFGGLPSLLVSMSGRIVDLSPRAMEEFAISVFGTSDKLALVIFLVVLSGIFGFILGVVALRSRPIAVAGFAAFGLLAGFANGFDAQSTPAHGVAMAAVSAGLAIVALLWFTRANPVAATAGDQAADLQFQRQRRVFLGSGAVVALAAVVTGVLGRNLIEGAKVAVASRDDIVLPPARSRAAAAAPAPAATAAAAETPAPTPAPAATAAPSATQAPLTTPAPVATPAAPEAASAEATVAATGTPTPIEVEAATGSLPSETMLDVRGISSLVTPNRDFYRIDTAFSIPRVDVEDWELKITGLVDSPYSLTYRELLDLATDEDYVTLCCVSNEVGGRLIGNAKWQGIPLADVLNRAGIQDEATQIVGRSVDGFSAGFPREVAFDGRPVLVAVGMNGEPLPFKHGFPARLVVSGLYGYVSATKWLQEIELTTWEGFDGYWIPRGWSKEGPIKTQSRIDVPKPFSFDTAPGLQAVAGVAWAQNRGISKVEVQLDGDGEWKEAKLSSPISKHTWVQWVSEFEFTPGSHFVRVRATDSDGELQAKGPKSPAPNGAEGWHQVNFRVTDG